The Dyadobacter sandarakinus DNA window TATACCGGCCGGATCACCGGCGATAGGGATGAGCATGAAGCCTTTTTCAGCGTGGTACTGCGGCTGCACAGGTACCTTTGCCTGGAAGAAACCGGCAAGGTGATTACGGGCATTTCGTGCGTTTGTTTCCTGGTGATCATGATCACGGGACTGGTACTCTGGTGGCCCAACCGCAAAAACCGCAAGCAACGGTTTACCATTAAATGGGGTGCAAAGTTCAAGCGCCTCAACTGGGACTTGCACGCAGTAGCAGGCTTTTATGTACTTCCCTTTATTTTTCTGATTGCATTGACAGGGCTGGTATGGAGCTATCCCTGGGTCAATGAGCAACTGCAAATGGCTTTTGACGGCAAACCTCCTACCAAAAAAGAAGCTCCTGATAATCTGCCGCATGCTAAAAAGGACCAGGCAGTTTTTGAAAAAATATACGCCCAAACGATCCGCGAGCTTCCGCACCGTGGAAGCATCGCGATGACTTTCGGGAAATCCGGCAAGCAGGCTGTTACCGTATCCCGCCGCGACGATGAGGCGGCAGTAGACAACATTGTCAGCTTCCTGTACTTCGACCAAAAAAGCGGCGCGCTGATCAGCCGCAGGCTTTACGAGAACGAAAGCCGCGGCTTCAAAGCCCGCAGACTGGTATTCCCGATCCACACCGGCAGCCTGCTGGGCTGGCCCACCAAAATCCTGGCTTTCCTGGCGGCCCTGGTCGCGGCAACCCTGCCGGTCACGGGGATTGTGATTTGGATTGGGAGGAAGTTTAAGAGTAAAAAGCCGAAGAAAGTGAAGGCTTTATACGGGAAAAAGCGCGTGCAAGCCAAGGTTTTAACCCAGGAGTGATTGTTGCCCGGCAAGTAACCTTTTGATAGCTCCAAAAGCTGGCAGACAATAATACTGTCACCCTGAGCGGAGTCGAAGGGCTTTCAGCGACCACGTTTGTCCTTCGACAGCCCGGCAGCCCGGTCCGCTCAGGGTGACAGTAGCTGATTCTAATTTTTTAGAGCACATTTGAGTTCTTGTGAAAAGCCTTAAAACCAAGCTCAGCCAAAACTCAGCTTAATCGTAGTCTCATTCAAAGATAAAGGTTGGCAGACAATCACACTGTCACCCTGAGCAGACCGGGCCGTCGCGCGGTCGACGGGCAAACGCTGTCGCCAGGTCCCCTTCGACTCCGCTCAGGGTGACAGTGGCTGATCCCAATTTTCTGAAATAACATTTGAGCTCTTGTGGAAAATCTCCACCAAGTTTGTACTTTTGAAGCATGCAAACATTTTCCTCTGTTGAGGAGACGTTTGATTGGTGGCTAAAAAACATCTATCCGACACTTCCGGCAGAAACAAAGGAAGGTAAGTATCGAAATGCATGGCGTGATTACACTTTCAAAAAAGGTATTTCACAAAAGCGTATGAAGGAGATACTGGCTGACTTTGGTGAGATTACTGAAAAGACCATAATCACCTTTAAGTTGAAATAAAAAAATTTGCAAAATTTGTGTGGAGTTTTCCCACCATAACTTCATAGAGGCTACGATATCCTAACTCAAATAAAAGTTAACGATGAACACACTGCAAGATCTGAAAACGAATGCTCATACTCGTATGAAATCTACCTTTGATTGTAATGAAGATGTAATGATTGCACAACAACAGATTATTAAAGAGTTTTTTAGGACAGATAGCAGCGCCGAGATCATCGAGTCGCTGCACATGATGGTAGAAGCATTTCTATTTACGGACAACCTAACACAGGTCACGCCCGAAATGCGCGAGCATATTGTTAATCAATTACGGGTAGCAACATTGATTGCCAAGCTTGACAGAACTTGTACATAGCAGGAAGAGTGTTCCTCTATTTGCATTATGGTAATGTAAAAATCCCCTCTCGGGGATTTTTACATGCTAGTAAACCTTCGCCAGCAAATGCGGGCGTTCCTTTTCTAATTTCAAAATCAACTCCCCAAACAACGTATTCACCCAGGCAAACCAGCTTCGGGTAAATTTTGCGTCGCTGTCTTTGTCGAAAGATTCGTGCATGAAGCCGGTATGGTTGTGCGTGGTTTTGAGCTGTTTGAGCTGCGCCTCGATTTCCTTGTCGTCCGTTGATGTGATCGCGCGTGCAATAATGCCCATCGGCCAGATCTGATCAACCAGCGTGTGCGGACTGCCCAGTCCTTCTCCCGCTTTTCCTTTGAAAAAATACGGATTGGAGTCACTCAAAACATACTTTCTTGTATTAATATAAACCGGATCTTTCACATTCACGGCTCCCAGGTAAGGCAGGCTGATCAGACCGGGAATACCCGCATCGTCCATCAGCAGGTAATTTCCAAACCCATCCACCTCAAATGCATAAATGTCCCCGAACTTCGGATGCGGGTATACCGCATACTTTTTCAATGCACCTTCCACCTCATCGGCCAGCGCCTTAAAGTCCGAGGCCAGCTTGGCATCCTTGCCCGTTTTCTGCAGCATTTCACTGACCTCCCGGAAAGACACCACCGCAAAAAAGTTGGAAGGAATAAAAAACGGATAAACCGCCGCATCGTCGGAAGGCCGGAATGTACTTGCTATCAGACCATTAGGCTTGATCGGATTTCCGTACCCATTGCCCGGTACCGTATCCGTAGACCAGGCCGTCACCCGGCTGAAATGGTACGGACCACGATTTTCCTTGCGCTGCTGTTCTTTGCACGTTTTCAGGATCAACCCCATGGCCTGCGTCCATTCTGCATCGAAAGGCTTGGTGTCGCCGGTCGTTTTCCAGTAATTGTAAGCCAGGCGGATCGTATAGCAAAGCGAATCCAGCTCCCACTTGCGTTCGTGCAGCATCGGCTTCATATCGGTCTGATCCTTGGTCCACTCGCTTTCCTTGGGGCGGTCGTAAAATGCATTCGCATAGGGATCAATCAGGATGCATTTGGTCTGACGGTTGATCAGTCCTGCGACCATATCTTTCAGGTGCTCGTCTTCTTTCAAAAGCGGCAGGTAGGGCCAAACCTGCGCGGTACTGTCGCGCAGCCACATGGCATCAATATCGCCGGTAATCACAAAAGTGTCCGGTTTTCCGTTTACAGGATTGTAGTGGACCGTCGTATCAATAGTATTGGGAAAACAGTTTTCGAACAGCCACGCCAGCTCGGGATCCTTGATCACCTTTTTCATGCGGGTAATGGTGGCTTCCACGGCCTTGCTGGTAAACTTGCGCTTGTCGGCAGCGATGCGCACCACTGGGAAAGTATCGGCATTCCGGGCAAAAGACCATTGCGAGATTGCCGCTCCTGCAACCGCCAGTGCCCCTGTTTTCATGAATGTTCTCCTGGGAACCATAGAAAAGGAAATGTGAGTTTTTGAAAATTTGAATGGGGCAAGTTAGGTAAAAATCAGGCACACAGGATTTCTGCCAAATCCTTTCTTTTTTATCATTATTTTGCTTTAAAAATAGAAGAACACAAAAATAGTGGTCAAAATAAAGTCAGTTCTGATCAAAACTTATGCAATTTTTAGCACTATTTTACTTTAAAATTGTATTGCTGATTTCATGCCTGTACCAGCACCAAAGTAACAGACCTCTTATTACCGAATTTTAAATAAACCTTTATGTCCCAAAAAATTAATGTTGCGATCGTCGGACTTGGCTTCGGAGCCGAGTTTATCCCCATTTACCAGCAACATCCCAATGCCAATATGTACGCCATATGCCAGCGTACCGAATCAAAATTGAATGAAGTTGGTGACCAGTATGGCATCAAAGTACGTTACAGCAACTACGACGACCTGCTGGCCGATCCCAATGTGGATGCCGTGCACATCAACTCCCCTATCCCCAACCATGCCGAGCAAACGTTGAAAGCATTGCGGGCGGGCAAGCACGTGGCCTGTACCGTACCCATGGCAACGAGCGTGGAAGATTGCATGGAGATCGTGAAGGCGACCAAGGAAACCGGCAAAAAATACATGATGATGGAAACCGTGGTATATGCCCGCGAGTTTCTTTTTGTGAAAGAATTATACGAAAAAGGAGAGCTCGGCAAGGTTCAGTTCCTGAAAGCCAGCCATCAACAGGACATGGAAGGCTGGCCTGACTATTGGCCTGGACTGCCCCCGATGCATTACGCTACGCACTGTGTGGGCCCGGTAGCCGGTTTGCTCAAACTAGAAGCAGAGTATGTATCGTGCTTCGGCTCGGGTACTATTTCCGAAGACCTGGCCAAGATCCACAATTCACCCTTTGCAGTAGAGTCTGCACATATTAAGTTTAAGGACAGCGATTTGTCAGCCTATGTGTACCGCTCCTTATTTGATGTGGCGCGCCAGTACCGCGAAAGCTTTGAGGTGTACGGGAGCAAGAAATCCTTTGAATGGCCTCTTATTGAAGGCGAAGATCCGGTGATCCACACCGCTAAAAAGCCTGAGCACGAGATCCCTGAAAAGGTGACGACGCCGGATTATGCACATTACCTTCCCGAGGAAATCCGTCACTTTACAGGACACGGCGTGTACAACCTGGACGACAATGCGCATTTATCGTTTGTACAGGGCGGCGGCCACGGCGGCTCGCACCCGCATCTGGCCCACGAGTTTATCAGCGCCCTGATCGAAAACCGCGATCCGTTCCCGAATGCATGGCAGTCGGCTAACTGGACCAGCGTAGGG harbors:
- a CDS encoding PepSY-associated TM helix domain-containing protein — encoded protein: MKNILKQIAAQLHLWLGMISGLVVFVVALTGCLLVFEEELEPVLYPDFHLVEAHATERRLPLDHLAGIVSYKYPEQQIQRITMEQERDRTIVFNLKTKEKEGFSVAIDPYTGRITGDRDEHEAFFSVVLRLHRYLCLEETGKVITGISCVCFLVIMITGLVLWWPNRKNRKQRFTIKWGAKFKRLNWDLHAVAGFYVLPFIFLIALTGLVWSYPWVNEQLQMAFDGKPPTKKEAPDNLPHAKKDQAVFEKIYAQTIRELPHRGSIAMTFGKSGKQAVTVSRRDDEAAVDNIVSFLYFDQKSGALISRRLYENESRGFKARRLVFPIHTGSLLGWPTKILAFLAALVAATLPVTGIVIWIGRKFKSKKPKKVKALYGKKRVQAKVLTQE
- a CDS encoding glycoside hydrolase family 125 protein, which translates into the protein MVPRRTFMKTGALAVAGAAISQWSFARNADTFPVVRIAADKRKFTSKAVEATITRMKKVIKDPELAWLFENCFPNTIDTTVHYNPVNGKPDTFVITGDIDAMWLRDSTAQVWPYLPLLKEDEHLKDMVAGLINRQTKCILIDPYANAFYDRPKESEWTKDQTDMKPMLHERKWELDSLCYTIRLAYNYWKTTGDTKPFDAEWTQAMGLILKTCKEQQRKENRGPYHFSRVTAWSTDTVPGNGYGNPIKPNGLIASTFRPSDDAAVYPFFIPSNFFAVVSFREVSEMLQKTGKDAKLASDFKALADEVEGALKKYAVYPHPKFGDIYAFEVDGFGNYLLMDDAGIPGLISLPYLGAVNVKDPVYINTRKYVLSDSNPYFFKGKAGEGLGSPHTLVDQIWPMGIIARAITSTDDKEIEAQLKQLKTTHNHTGFMHESFDKDSDAKFTRSWFAWVNTLFGELILKLEKERPHLLAKVY
- a CDS encoding Gfo/Idh/MocA family protein yields the protein MSQKINVAIVGLGFGAEFIPIYQQHPNANMYAICQRTESKLNEVGDQYGIKVRYSNYDDLLADPNVDAVHINSPIPNHAEQTLKALRAGKHVACTVPMATSVEDCMEIVKATKETGKKYMMMETVVYAREFLFVKELYEKGELGKVQFLKASHQQDMEGWPDYWPGLPPMHYATHCVGPVAGLLKLEAEYVSCFGSGTISEDLAKIHNSPFAVESAHIKFKDSDLSAYVYRSLFDVARQYRESFEVYGSKKSFEWPLIEGEDPVIHTAKKPEHEIPEKVTTPDYAHYLPEEIRHFTGHGVYNLDDNAHLSFVQGGGHGGSHPHLAHEFISALIENRDPFPNAWQSANWTSVGILAHESALQGGALIQLPDFKSV